The genomic interval GCCCAGGGCAAGGATTTCAAAAGCCCCGATCAAGAAGTCGTAAAGAGGACCGAGGAAGGCGAATACTCGATGCGTTCCCAATACACCGTCAATGATAATTTCAAGAACTTCAATATTGATGATGACAAATCCGGCGTAAATCACAATGTGAAGAAAACCGGCAACGGGTCTTCGTACCATCTTACTTTGCCCAAGGGCCACTCGAGTCATCTCAGCCCAACGGGCACTAGGATTATCGGTGCGATCGACGTCCTTTCCCAGTTTAATGTTTCGTCTAATCCGCCCCACATTTCGGGCAAACAAAAAGATTGCGGCACCCAAAAAGGCGATAAAAATGATGTTGGCTAGTCCAAAGTGCATTACTCCTCTTCTTTATCTTCTTCAACCGGCTCTTGATAACCTTTGTTCCCGCCAAAAACCGAGAATCGAACGTATCGAGAAGGATTCATTTTCAAATCATACAAGAGTTCCGAAAGCTCTTCGGTACTCTGAGCCAAGTTGTCGTAGAGTGCTTCGTCTTGGGACAGTTTTCCCAATGTTCCCTCTCCCGCTTCAATTCGGGCCGTAAGCGAATCTATCCGCGCCATAACAGAATTTAAGTTTTCCATGGTAGAAATGAAGTCCACCTGCGCTAGAGAGTCAGAAACATTCGCCAAGTTCGACATCAGACGAGCGTAGTCCTCTTCAGACCCTTCAAGAGTTTCTGTTATGCTGTCCAAATGGACAATGATGTTGTTAAAACTTTGCTCATTCCCGGTAACTACCCGGTTGATGGACAGAATGGTTTGCTGAAGAGCCGTAAAGGTCGCCTCGACCTCCGCAAAGGTATTTTCAAACTGACTACGCGATTCCTTGTCAAAAAAGGCCTGTACGTAGACCAATACACTGTCCAAGCTATTCAAAAGGTCTTCCGCCTTCGCCTTGATTGGAGCCACTTCCTGATTCACCGCATCCTGCAAGGAAAGCTCCGTCGCTCCGGTCAATGTATCTCCCGTGGCCGCAATGGGTCCTTCGGCTAGATTGATTTTAATTGCTTTGGTTCCGAGCAGATCCAGGGCATAAATCTCAGCAACGGCATTTTGCGAGATGGGAAAATCATCCTGCATGGACCAAGACACCAAGAGCTTTCCACTTCCATCTGGATGAAAACCCACTTCCTTCACATACCCCACCTGAAAGCCATTGAGGGTAACCGGACGGTCTTTAATGAGCCCATCGACAGTCTCATAAACGGAGTAAAAAACACGCTCATCCGAAAACACATCGTTTTTCTTGAGCCAATTGAATCCCCACACGGCAAGCGCAATGGTGGCCACGGCAATCAACCCGATATAAGTCTCTCTAGAAATCTTCAAACTGGGGGTATTAAGCGTTTACGCAATAATAGCGATTAATGGGCGAACAACCTTAGGGTTTAGACTCGTAGGCACGGGCTTCTTCGATGGAAATTCGGTCCCCTTTGTAATAGGCAATCACAAAGGCAGAAGAAAAGCCTCGCTCTATTGCTTCTGACTTCAATTTCTGTGCCTCTTCCATAGTTCCACACGCTCCATAAGCGTATTTGTAGTACCCGTTGGACTCCATCATGACCAGAGGCCACAAGCCCTGAAAACGCGAATCTCTGAGCGGAACTTGAGACGAAAGCGTGGCCAATTGAATTCGGTAAATCAAATCTCGCTCGACGGGTTCCTCATTTTCCATTTCTTTAATTTCAGAAGCCACTGGTGTTGCGCCTTGCGGCGCGATATTCTCTGGCTCCCGCTTCTGTCCCGGCTCTACTCCGGATTCCCGATCCAGCTTATACTGCTTAAAAGCCCGATAGATGGCGGACGCCATGTAATCCTGACCCGCTTCAGACTTGAGGAAGTCCTTCTCTTTGGGATTACTCAAAAAACCGAGCTCCACCAAGACCGATGGCATAACGGTGCGGGAAATGACGTAAAACCCGGCTTGCTTAACCCCTCGATCACGCCGCTTAACCCGCTCCCGGAATTGGTATTGAATATTGCTGGCTAATTCCAGGCTTTGGTCAATAAAGTTTCGCTGATTCAAGCTCAATGCAATGTAGCTCTCAGGAGCACTAGGGTCAAACCCTGCGTATTTGTCTTGATAATCCTCCTCCAAGAGAATGACCGAATTTTCTCTTTTGGCGACTTCAAGCTGTGCATTGGTTTTGTGCATTCCAATGGTCCAGGTTTCGGTTCCGTAGGCATCGGTGCGCGAAACTCCGTTACAGTGAATGGAAATAAAGATGTCTCCTTGGACTCTATTGGCGAGTTGTGTGCGCTCCCAAAGCTCGAGGAACACATCGGTTCGACGCGTGTAGATCACTTCTACATCAGGGAGGTTTTCCTCAATATAAGCCCCGAGTTTTAGGGCAACCGACAAGGACACATCCTTCTCGTATGTTTTGGGACCGCTTAGATTGTGCGTTCCAGAATCTTTTCCTCCGTGACCAGCATCAATCACGACACGCTCGATCTTGTCGGGATCATTCGCGGGTTCCATGAAACTCAACAAAGGAACCGCCAGGGTCACAAGAATCAGCAGCAATAGGCGTTTCACTATCGGACTATTTTTAATACGTACCTTTGACGGCACCGCGGTTTGATACAAACTTACGACACTTGCCCGTGCGCTTTTGGCCCACAATACTCCAGTTTTCCATAGTCCTATGTTTATTTCTCCTGCCGTATTCCGACGTATCGGCACAGGTGAATGAAACGAATGGACCGGACTCTACGAGCACTTTTGTGGACTCACTTTTCGCGGTGGATGACTCGCTGTATGCCTACAGCGACTCTCTTCGCGCCTACACGGATTCACTGACTTTAGCGGATACCGCCACTGCAGTTCCTACTGGTTTTCTGCAATCCCGTGTAGAATACGACGCACTGGACTCCAACTATCTTAACGTTGCCGAGAACAAAATCTATATGTACAACCAAGGGGTTGTGGTTTACGGGGACATCAAATTAGAAGCTGGATACATAGAATTCGACTTGTCCAATAACCTCTTATATGCCCGTGGAATACCGGACAGTACTGGGGAAATAACCCAGCTACCCATATTTACACAGGCCGGAAAGACCTATGATGCGGCCGAAATGACCTACAACTTTGAAACCCAAAAAGGGAGAATCAAGGATGTCGTTACCATGGAAGGCGAAGGCTACCTGTACGGTGATAAAGTCAAAAAGGTCAATGAGGACATTCTCTATGTTCGGGATGGAAAATTCACGACAGACGATCGAAACCCACCCGATTACTACATACAAGCCGATAAGATCAAGGTGGTCACGGACGACAAGATCATCACTGGGCCCGCCTACATGGTCATCGCAGATGTACCCACCCCTTTGGCTGTTCCTTTTGGCGTTTTCCCAGGTCAAAGTGGGCGTGCCAGTGGTATTTTGATGCCCACTTATGGAGAAAACAACCGACGAGGATTCTACTTGCGCGGAGGAGGGTACTATTGGGCCATGAATGACTACATGGACTTATCCTTGACCGGGGACATCTACTCTCGCGGGGGTTGGGCATTGTACGCCAATTCCAATTACCGAAAACGCTACGCCTATAATGGAAACTTCCGCTTGAGTTATACGGTCATCAAAGAAGGAGATATCGACATTCCATCTACCTACAGCCGATCCAACGAATTCAACATCAACTGGACCCATAACCAAGACCCTAAGGCTCGACCCAATTCCCGCTTTACGGCCTCTGTGAACCTAGGTTCTAGCCAGTACTTCCAGCAAAACACAACCAATCCCGGGGACTTCTTGACCAACCAGATGACCTCGAGTATTAGCTACACCTACAACAATCCGAATCAGCCTTGGTCACTGACGGCATCTGCCCGACATAATCAGAACACCAAAACTCGAGCCTTTAGCGTAACGCTGCCGGACGTCAGCTTCAACGTACAACGCTTCTACCCTTTCGAACGCCGCAGTCCTGTAGGGGGTAAGAAATGGTACGAGAAGATCGGTGTTCAGTATCGACTCGATGCACGAAACCAACTCGACACTTACGATTCCCTTCTGTTCCGCCCCCAAACCTTGAATGAGTTCGAGTACGGGATGCGTCACAATATTCCCATTGCGACCAATTTCAAGGTATTGAACCACTTCACCGTGAGTCCTTCGGCAACCTACAACGAACGCTGGTACTTCAGTCAAATCCGTCGAAGCTACAACACGGATAGCGCAAGGGTTGAAACGGATACCATTCAGGAGTTCGGTGCCGCAAGAGATTTCAATGTATCTGCGGGCATTACCACCAAACTATACGGCATGTGGCAATACCGCGGAGGATGGCTCCGGGCGATGCGCCATGTCATTACCCCATCGGTTCGTTTCAGCTACCGCCCTGATTTCTCCGAGCCCAATTGGAACATGTACGATTTCTACATCGACGGGGATGGAGATACGGTCACCTACTCTTACTATGAACAGGGAATCTTCGGAACGGCGCCATCCGGGCGTTCGGGAACCGTCAGCTTTCAGATCATCAACAACCTGGACGCCAAGGTGATGTCCAAACGCGACACCACCGGAGAGCTCCAAAAGATCAACCTCATCGAAAGCTTCCAATTCGGAACCAGCTACAACATGGCCGCGGATAGCTTGAAGTGGGCGCCCTTCTCGTTCAATGGTCGAACACGGATATTGAAAAACAAAGTGACCATACGGCTCGATGGTGCCTTCGACTTTTATGACCTAGACGCCGAGGGAAAGAAGGTGGATCGCTTTATGTGGGAGACCCAACGCAAACTCATGCGCCTTACCTCGATCAACCTGGCCTTTGGTTTTCGATTCCAGAGCAAGAAACGCGTGGAGGGCAAGGAAAGTCGATTCCCTTCCGAAATGTTGCAGCAACAGGCCTCGGGCGAATTTGTGGCCCTACCCCCCGATGGCTATGTGGACTTCAGTATTCCCTGGAAATTCGGCGCCAACTACAAACTCAGCTACAGCAAACCCACCACTACGGAGACCATTACTCAGGCCCTTAGCTTCAATGGTGATTTCAGCTTAACTCCGAATTGGAAGATTGGCTTTACCTCGGGATTTGACTTTGAATCGGGCCAATTGACCTACACCACCCTCGATATCTATCGCGACTTGCACAGCTGGGAAATGCGCTTTAGCTGGGTGCCTTTCGGAATCCAGCAGAGCTACAACTTCCACGTAGGTGTCAAAGCACCTATTCTTCAAGACTTAAAGGTGACCCACCGAAAAGGATTCGGAGACTTCTAACCAAGCCTTCAAAAGCTCCTTCCCGTGGTCCGTCATGATGGACTCTGGATGAAACTGCACGCCCCAGGTCGGTTCTGAGGTGTGTTCCCAAGCCATCAGAACGCCGCGATCATCCTCGGCCAACACCTTGATGGATTCAGGAAGGTTTGATCGATCAATTGCCCAAGAATGATAAAGACCGCCTACGGCGGGATGAACCTCCATGCATTCCGATAATCGCCCGTCTTTGGACCAACTTAAAGAAATGGGCTGACCGTGTTGAATGTCCGGTAGATTGTACAGCTCTGCACCATAGAGTTCAGCCAATCCTTGACAGCCCAAGCAAACTCCGAGTATTGGTTTTCTACCGGCGTAAGTGGTTATAATCTCGGGCATCAGTCCCGCATCTTTCGGCAGTCCGGGACCGGGACTCAGTACCAAATAGTCGTATTCGTCCACTTCAGAAACGGAGAGTTCGTCGTTTCTTCGAACGTAGACATCGGCCCGTAGGGCCTCGAGAGAATGGGCCAAGTTATAGGTAAAGGAATCGTAATTGTCGAGCAACAATAACTTTTTGGACATGTGGCAAATTTGCGCTTAAATTGGCGGGGAACAAAGCTGAACCTCATGAAAAAGATTATTCAAAGCGAACGTGTGCCCGCCCCTATTGGACCTTATAGTCAGGCCGTTATGGTTGGTAACACCATGTATGCTTCTGGGCAAATTGCCTTGGACGCCGAGAGCGGCGCTATGCACAATGCTGATGTGGAGGAGGAAACCAAGAAGGTGATGTCCAATATTAAGTCGCTTTTATCCGAAGCGGGAATGGAATTCGCCAACGTGGTGAAGGTGAGTATCTTCCTGAAAGACCTGAATGACTTTGAAGTGGTCAACCGTATTTACGGCGGATATTTCATCAATAATTATCCAGCGCGCGAAACCGTCGAAGTAGCTCGATTACCTAAAGATGCGCGGGTCGAGATCTCGATCACCGCAGTAAAATAGAAATTTATGCGTCTATCAAAAGTCCTTTTTCTGGGGTTGGCTTCGGCCTTTTTATATGTCGGATGTAAAACGGTGCCCCTAACGGGGCGACGACAGGTAGCTGCTATTCCCAACAGTGAACTTGTAGCTATGGCCTCGCAGCAATACGCGCAGGTTATTGCAACTGGCCCTCTTTCACAGAATCAGTCGAGTGTTAATCAAGTCCGTCGGGTTGGGAATAGGATTAAAACGGCTACGGAGAAGTTCTTATACGACAATGGACATTCTGAATTGCTTGAAGGTTTTGAATGGGAATTCAATGTGATTGCAGAACCCACTGTCAATGCATGGGCTATGCCCGGAGGAAAAGTCGCCTTCTACGAGGGAATCTTACCGGTCTGCAAGGACGACGCAGGTGTTGCTGTTGTAATGGGGCATGAGATCGCCCATGCGATCGCAAGCCATGGAAACGAACGGATGACACAGGGTTTAGCTCAGCAACTCGGGGCCGTTGCCTTATCAGAGGCGCTAAGCACCAAGCCAGAGGAGACGCAGGCGCTATTTCTTCAGGCCTATGGCTTGGGATCCCAAGTGGGCGCAATTCTTCCTTTTAGCCGTTTACAGGAGTCTGAAGCCGATAAAATGGGGCTTGTCTTTATGGCCATGGCGGGATACGATCCTCGAGTTGCACCCGAATTCTGGGAACGCATGAGTGCGTTGAGCACTGGAGAAGCTCCGGATGAATTGCTGAGCACGCATCCTTCCGATGAACGTCGGATCCGCGAGCTCAATGAGTATATGCCTGAAGCCCTGAAGTACTACAAGAACTAATTCAGGCGGTTCTCGTTTGGTGTACATGAATTCTTCTTTCCTCTTCCGATCTCTAGTCTTTGTACTGACCGTAGGTCTTTTCAGCTCATGCCAATTGGGCCGATTTGTTTTTTACAATTTTGCCGACGTTAAGGATCACAAGAAGTTTAAATCTCGTCCTCTAGAAGCGCCTGAAGAGGCCTTTACTTTTTATGAGACGGATTCTGGTCGTGTTCCCAAGGCCATCAGTGGGATTCCATTTGACACCTACTTGGAGCAGAACAAGACAGTGGCCTTCATGATCATCCAAAACGACACCATATTGTACGAGAACTACTTCAGGAAGTATGACTCTACCAGTATTGTTCCCTCCTTCTCTATGGCAAAGTCCGTGACTTCGATTTTAATCGGTTGCGCCATTGACGATGGATTTATTGACTCCATTCAAGAACCGATTACAAAGTATATTCCAGAACTGGCCAGTAAAGGATTCGACGATGTCACCATAGAGCATCTGCTTCAAATGACTTCGGGAATTGATTACAACGAAAGCTATGTCAATCCCTTCGGGGATGCCGCGGCTTTCTACTACGGGCTGAATCTGCGAAAGCAAATCGAGAAAATGGAACTCGCCTACCCGCCTGGAGAGCGGTTCAAGTACACCAGCGGAACCACGCAGCTACTCGGACTCGTCTTGGAGCGATCTCTAGACGGTCCTACCATCACCTCTTATTTACAAGAAAAGATTTGGACGCCTTTGGGCATGGAACACGACGCCTCCTGGAGCATCGATCGGAAAAAGGACGGATTGGAAAAAACCTTCTGTTGCCTTAACGCCACGGCGCGAGATTTCGCGAAGCTGG from Cryomorphaceae bacterium carries:
- a CDS encoding RidA family protein, with translation MKKIIQSERVPAPIGPYSQAVMVGNTMYASGQIALDAESGAMHNADVEEETKKVMSNIKSLLSEAGMEFANVVKVSIFLKDLNDFEVVNRIYGGYFINNYPARETVEVARLPKDARVEISITAVK
- a CDS encoding aminodeoxychorismate/anthranilate synthase component II; amino-acid sequence: MSKKLLLLDNYDSFTYNLAHSLEALRADVYVRRNDELSVSEVDEYDYLVLSPGPGLPKDAGLMPEIITTYAGRKPILGVCLGCQGLAELYGAELYNLPDIQHGQPISLSWSKDGRLSECMEVHPAVGGLYHSWAIDRSNLPESIKVLAEDDRGVLMAWEHTSEPTWGVQFHPESIMTDHGKELLKAWLEVSESFSVGHL
- a CDS encoding LPS-assembly protein LptD is translated as MNETNGPDSTSTFVDSLFAVDDSLYAYSDSLRAYTDSLTLADTATAVPTGFLQSRVEYDALDSNYLNVAENKIYMYNQGVVVYGDIKLEAGYIEFDLSNNLLYARGIPDSTGEITQLPIFTQAGKTYDAAEMTYNFETQKGRIKDVVTMEGEGYLYGDKVKKVNEDILYVRDGKFTTDDRNPPDYYIQADKIKVVTDDKIITGPAYMVIADVPTPLAVPFGVFPGQSGRASGILMPTYGENNRRGFYLRGGGYYWAMNDYMDLSLTGDIYSRGGWALYANSNYRKRYAYNGNFRLSYTVIKEGDIDIPSTYSRSNEFNINWTHNQDPKARPNSRFTASVNLGSSQYFQQNTTNPGDFLTNQMTSSISYTYNNPNQPWSLTASARHNQNTKTRAFSVTLPDVSFNVQRFYPFERRSPVGGKKWYEKIGVQYRLDARNQLDTYDSLLFRPQTLNEFEYGMRHNIPIATNFKVLNHFTVSPSATYNERWYFSQIRRSYNTDSARVETDTIQEFGAARDFNVSAGITTKLYGMWQYRGGWLRAMRHVITPSVRFSYRPDFSEPNWNMYDFYIDGDGDTVTYSYYEQGIFGTAPSGRSGTVSFQIINNLDAKVMSKRDTTGELQKINLIESFQFGTSYNMAADSLKWAPFSFNGRTRILKNKVTIRLDGAFDFYDLDAEGKKVDRFMWETQRKLMRLTSINLAFGFRFQSKKRVEGKESRFPSEMLQQQASGEFVALPPDGYVDFSIPWKFGANYKLSYSKPTTTETITQALSFNGDFSLTPNWKIGFTSGFDFESGQLTYTTLDIYRDLHSWEMRFSWVPFGIQQSYNFHVGVKAPILQDLKVTHRKGFGDF
- a CDS encoding N-acetylmuramoyl-L-alanine amidase; amino-acid sequence: MKRLLLLILVTLAVPLLSFMEPANDPDKIERVVIDAGHGGKDSGTHNLSGPKTYEKDVSLSVALKLGAYIEENLPDVEVIYTRRTDVFLELWERTQLANRVQGDIFISIHCNGVSRTDAYGTETWTIGMHKTNAQLEVAKRENSVILLEEDYQDKYAGFDPSAPESYIALSLNQRNFIDQSLELASNIQYQFRERVKRRDRGVKQAGFYVISRTVMPSVLVELGFLSNPKEKDFLKSEAGQDYMASAIYRAFKQYKLDRESGVEPGQKREPENIAPQGATPVASEIKEMENEEPVERDLIYRIQLATLSSQVPLRDSRFQGLWPLVMMESNGYYKYAYGACGTMEEAQKLKSEAIERGFSSAFVIAYYKGDRISIEEARAYESKP
- a CDS encoding M48 family metallopeptidase, with protein sequence MRLSKVLFLGLASAFLYVGCKTVPLTGRRQVAAIPNSELVAMASQQYAQVIATGPLSQNQSSVNQVRRVGNRIKTATEKFLYDNGHSELLEGFEWEFNVIAEPTVNAWAMPGGKVAFYEGILPVCKDDAGVAVVMGHEIAHAIASHGNERMTQGLAQQLGAVALSEALSTKPEETQALFLQAYGLGSQVGAILPFSRLQESEADKMGLVFMAMAGYDPRVAPEFWERMSALSTGEAPDELLSTHPSDERRIRELNEYMPEALKYYKN
- a CDS encoding MCE family protein; its protein translation is MKISRETYIGLIAVATIALAVWGFNWLKKNDVFSDERVFYSVYETVDGLIKDRPVTLNGFQVGYVKEVGFHPDGSGKLLVSWSMQDDFPISQNAVAEIYALDLLGTKAIKINLAEGPIAATGDTLTGATELSLQDAVNQEVAPIKAKAEDLLNSLDSVLVYVQAFFDKESRSQFENTFAEVEATFTALQQTILSINRVVTGNEQSFNNIIVHLDSITETLEGSEEDYARLMSNLANVSDSLAQVDFISTMENLNSVMARIDSLTARIEAGEGTLGKLSQDEALYDNLAQSTEELSELLYDLKMNPSRYVRFSVFGGNKGYQEPVEEDKEEE
- a CDS encoding serine hydrolase: MNSSFLFRSLVFVLTVGLFSSCQLGRFVFYNFADVKDHKKFKSRPLEAPEEAFTFYETDSGRVPKAISGIPFDTYLEQNKTVAFMIIQNDTILYENYFRKYDSTSIVPSFSMAKSVTSILIGCAIDDGFIDSIQEPITKYIPELASKGFDDVTIEHLLQMTSGIDYNESYVNPFGDAAAFYYGLNLRKQIEKMELAYPPGERFKYTSGTTQLLGLVLERSLDGPTITSYLQEKIWTPLGMEHDASWSIDRKKDGLEKTFCCLNATARDFAKLGRLYLNEGDWNGQRIISADWVAQSTKVDTSMGSRDYYQYQWWMPTPGVDFMAEGILGQFVYVHPEKNLIIVRLGRKYGDTYWDAVFTGIADVY